The Luteolibacter arcticus genome has a window encoding:
- the rpoN gene encoding RNA polymerase factor sigma-54: MADASLHQSLGQQQSLAPQMRRSLEILQANSMELQQLVQQALEINPVLEDITETISLDENSPDPEEADSLDHLNETDDDWRDLEIMERRSNPWSADDEERREHLYNSIVAPETLQQHLSHQLDLSLVEPDVRQAARHLIGNLDPRGYLDLPAVELASRLGIPKKTMEEALKLLQSFDPAGIGASGIPESLLLQLERNGEGNSLEYKIVRDHLEELARKRYPQIARTLGTSVERISEAASRIGRLSPNPGGDFDPTGNPYIQPDVVIEKVDEGFRARLTNEYMPKLRISDFYKDMLGKSSNDRKARHFLREQIREGRTLIRSLSLRQETILSIAEKLIEHQPAFLEKGPRHLRPLTMNEIADQISLHATTISRAVAGKYVLTPHGLMEMRAFFAAGYQTADGTEVSNAGVREAIQALIGKEDPGKPLSDDALAKQLKEQGIPVARRTVAKYREQLGILPSHLRKSFTS; this comes from the coding sequence ATGGCCGATGCCTCGCTACATCAATCGCTGGGACAGCAGCAGTCGCTGGCTCCGCAGATGCGGCGCAGCTTGGAGATTCTCCAAGCGAACTCGATGGAGCTCCAGCAGCTCGTCCAGCAGGCACTGGAAATCAATCCGGTGTTAGAGGACATCACCGAGACGATTTCGCTGGATGAGAATTCACCGGATCCAGAGGAGGCGGACTCGCTCGATCACCTCAACGAGACCGATGATGACTGGCGCGACCTCGAGATCATGGAGCGCCGCTCGAATCCGTGGAGCGCCGATGACGAGGAGCGTCGCGAGCATCTCTACAACTCGATCGTCGCGCCGGAGACCCTCCAGCAGCACCTTTCCCACCAGCTCGATCTTTCGCTGGTCGAGCCTGATGTCCGCCAAGCGGCGCGGCATCTGATCGGGAATCTCGACCCGCGCGGCTACCTCGATCTACCGGCCGTCGAACTGGCGTCCCGGCTCGGGATTCCGAAGAAGACGATGGAGGAGGCCCTGAAGCTTTTGCAGAGCTTCGATCCGGCGGGCATCGGTGCCTCGGGGATCCCGGAGTCGCTGCTGTTGCAGCTCGAGCGCAATGGCGAGGGGAACAGCCTCGAATACAAGATCGTCCGCGATCATTTGGAGGAGTTGGCGAGAAAGCGTTACCCGCAGATCGCGCGGACTCTCGGCACCAGCGTGGAGCGCATCTCGGAAGCCGCTTCGCGGATCGGCCGTCTATCACCTAACCCCGGCGGCGATTTCGACCCGACCGGGAATCCTTACATCCAGCCGGATGTGGTGATCGAGAAGGTCGATGAAGGCTTCCGCGCGCGGCTGACCAACGAGTACATGCCGAAGCTTCGCATCAGCGACTTCTACAAGGACATGCTCGGCAAGTCGTCCAACGATCGGAAGGCGCGGCACTTCCTGCGCGAGCAAATCCGCGAGGGCCGCACGCTGATCCGCTCGCTGTCGCTGCGACAGGAGACCATCCTTTCGATCGCCGAAAAGCTCATCGAGCATCAGCCGGCCTTCCTTGAAAAAGGCCCGCGTCATTTGCGGCCGCTGACGATGAACGAGATCGCCGACCAGATCAGCCTGCACGCGACGACCATCTCGCGCGCGGTGGCCGGCAAGTATGTGCTTACGCCGCACGGGCTGATGGAGATGCGCGCGTTCTTCGCCGCTGGCTATCAGACGGCGGATGGCACCGAGGTTTCGAATGCCGGTGTTAGAGAGGCGATTCAGGCGCTCATCGGTAAGGAAGATCCCGGCAAGCCGCTGTCCGACGATGCGCTGGCGAAGCAGCTCAAGGAGCAGGGGATCCCGGTCGCGCGCCGCACCGTGGCGAAGTATCGCGAGCAGCTCGGCATCTTGCCGTCGCACTTGCGGAAATCGTTCACGTCGTAG
- a CDS encoding UTP--glucose-1-phosphate uridylyltransferase, which produces MKRGDFSAFESKMRAAGVMEAAIGAFRHNYEALCREETGLIPESEIKPAAGLTTFEPGSGEWDPALLAQTVVIKLNGGLGTSMGLQKVKSVLEVRTGVNFLDLIVRQVMDLREASGSKVRLLLMNSFSTSEDTLDYLKKHAGGGFAEASEVELMQNQVPKIDEATLAPVEWPANPSQEWCPPGHGDLYPALIGSGWLDRLLADGVKYAFVSNSDNLGAVLEPGLLKHFAESGAPFLMEVTRRTPADRKGGHLAVRADNGRLLLREVAQCPDADLDAFQDIDTHQYFNTNSIWLRLDLLKEELAKGGGVLPLPMIKNRKTVDPRDKNSTPVIQLEVAMGAAIECFKGAQAIEVPRSRFAPVKSTADLFALRSDAYSIGDDGRVELVPARNGQPPVVKLDDSYKLVDAIEHLGTPSLADCEELSISGPLTFENGVILRGKVAFSAPSGENRVVREGTYTNGEFPY; this is translated from the coding sequence ATGAAGCGAGGAGATTTTTCAGCCTTTGAAAGCAAGATGCGCGCCGCAGGCGTGATGGAAGCGGCGATCGGTGCATTTCGCCACAATTACGAAGCGCTTTGCCGCGAGGAAACCGGCCTGATCCCCGAGTCGGAAATCAAACCCGCGGCAGGACTCACCACCTTCGAGCCCGGCTCGGGTGAATGGGATCCAGCACTGCTCGCCCAGACGGTGGTCATCAAGCTCAACGGCGGCCTCGGCACCAGCATGGGCCTGCAAAAGGTGAAGAGCGTCCTCGAAGTCCGCACGGGCGTGAACTTCCTCGATCTGATCGTCCGCCAGGTCATGGACCTGCGGGAGGCCAGCGGCTCCAAGGTCCGCCTGCTGCTGATGAACAGCTTCTCCACCAGCGAGGACACGCTGGATTACCTCAAGAAGCACGCCGGCGGCGGCTTCGCCGAAGCCTCCGAGGTCGAGCTGATGCAAAACCAGGTGCCGAAGATCGACGAGGCCACCCTCGCCCCGGTCGAGTGGCCCGCGAATCCCTCCCAGGAATGGTGCCCCCCCGGCCACGGCGACCTCTACCCGGCGCTCATCGGTAGCGGCTGGCTCGACCGGCTGCTGGCGGACGGCGTGAAATACGCCTTCGTCTCGAACTCCGACAACCTCGGCGCCGTGCTTGAGCCGGGCCTCCTGAAGCACTTCGCCGAGTCCGGCGCCCCCTTCCTGATGGAAGTCACCCGCCGCACCCCCGCCGATCGCAAGGGCGGCCACCTCGCCGTCCGCGCCGACAATGGCCGCCTGCTGCTGCGCGAGGTCGCCCAGTGCCCGGATGCCGACCTCGATGCGTTCCAGGACATCGACACGCACCAGTATTTCAACACCAACTCGATCTGGCTGCGCCTCGACCTGCTCAAGGAAGAGCTCGCCAAGGGCGGCGGCGTCCTTCCGCTCCCCATGATCAAGAACCGCAAGACGGTCGATCCGCGCGATAAGAACTCTACCCCGGTCATCCAACTCGAAGTCGCCATGGGCGCAGCCATCGAGTGCTTCAAGGGGGCCCAGGCCATTGAGGTTCCCCGCTCGCGCTTCGCCCCGGTGAAGTCCACCGCCGACCTGTTCGCGCTGCGCTCCGACGCCTATTCAATCGGCGACGACGGCCGGGTGGAACTTGTTCCCGCCCGAAATGGCCAGCCGCCCGTGGTGAAGTTAGATGATTCTTACAAACTCGTGGATGCCATCGAACATCTCGGCACCCCTTCACTCGCCGATTGCGAGGAATTGAGTATTTCCGGCCCTCTAACCTTTGAAAATGGCGTCATTCTCCGCGGAAAGGTCGCATTCTCAGCTCCTTCCGGCGAAAACAGGGTTGTTAGAGAAGGAACCTACACCAATGGGGAATTTCCCTACTGA
- a CDS encoding HAD family hydrolase, translating to MATIGEIELSAEGFDAVIFDCDGTLVHSMPYHFEAWCEALALHGASGIFKEDVFYAMGGRPTKDIVVEINDEYGLKLDPEKVAFSKREAFLKKLDKLELIAEVAAFAESLRGKVPMAIATGGTRMVIEKTLQAVGVSDLFEDVVTADDVKVGKPAPDIFLRAAQLLGVRPEKCLVLEDAPAGVMAAQLAGMAVISIPAPLNYVVKK from the coding sequence ATGGCGACCATTGGTGAGATCGAACTGTCGGCGGAGGGCTTTGATGCGGTGATTTTCGACTGCGACGGGACTCTGGTGCATTCTATGCCTTATCACTTTGAAGCGTGGTGCGAGGCACTCGCGCTCCATGGTGCGAGCGGCATTTTCAAGGAAGACGTGTTCTACGCGATGGGAGGCCGCCCGACCAAGGACATCGTCGTCGAGATCAACGACGAGTACGGCTTGAAGCTCGACCCCGAAAAGGTCGCCTTCTCCAAGCGCGAGGCATTCCTCAAGAAACTCGACAAGCTGGAGCTCATCGCCGAGGTCGCGGCCTTCGCCGAAAGCCTGCGCGGCAAGGTCCCGATGGCAATCGCCACCGGTGGCACCCGCATGGTCATCGAGAAAACCCTGCAAGCCGTGGGCGTCTCGGACCTCTTCGAGGACGTGGTCACCGCCGACGACGTGAAAGTCGGCAAGCCCGCCCCGGACATCTTCCTGCGGGCCGCCCAACTCCTCGGCGTGAGGCCCGAGAAGTGCCTGGTGCTCGAAGACGCGCCCGCCGGCGTCATGGCAGCCCAGCTCGCGGGAATGGCCGTCATCTCGATCCCCGCTCCGCTGAACTACGTGGTGAAGAAGTAA
- the guaB gene encoding IMP dehydrogenase, with protein sequence MADISLGLSFDDVLLVPALSEILPTESDISTFLTAGIRLNIPVVSAAMDTVSETELAVALAREGGMGVIHRACSIAEQASMVSRVKRSENAVIQKPLTVSKEQTIDEIRAIMAEHGFSGFPVVDADGRLEGMVTGRDVRYLDRTDAKVEDVMTKHDKLVTAPANTELEEARRILYQSRIEKLPLVDAEGKLVGLITGSDIEKRLTFTHSAKDSTGRLRCGAAVGVGPDCVERGQAMIDAGADALFIDAATGHTSRVMEVISKLRSLSDRPVVAGNVVTEQGARDLVAAGASALKVGVGPGSICTTRVIAGVGMPQFTAIQNVARYCREVGVKVIADGGIRYSGDVVKALAAGADLVMLGSILAGTRESPGQSVYFQGRRFKTYRGMGSLGAMRKGSGDRYGQNSSGKLVAEGVEGRVPYKGPLSDVIFQLMGGLRSGMGYVGANSLDELRSRATFTRITPGGLRESHVHDIVITEEPTNYQPLG encoded by the coding sequence ATGGCGGATATTTCCCTCGGATTGTCGTTCGACGACGTGCTTCTCGTTCCCGCGCTGAGCGAGATTCTCCCTACGGAATCGGACATTTCCACGTTTTTGACAGCCGGTATCCGGCTGAATATCCCGGTTGTCTCGGCCGCGATGGATACGGTCTCGGAGACGGAATTGGCCGTGGCCCTGGCCCGCGAGGGTGGCATGGGAGTGATTCACCGCGCGTGCTCGATCGCTGAGCAGGCCTCGATGGTCTCCCGCGTGAAGCGCTCGGAAAACGCCGTCATCCAGAAGCCGCTCACCGTCAGCAAGGAGCAGACGATCGACGAGATCCGCGCGATCATGGCCGAGCACGGCTTCTCCGGCTTCCCGGTGGTCGATGCCGATGGCCGCCTCGAAGGAATGGTCACCGGCCGCGACGTCCGCTACCTCGACCGCACCGATGCCAAGGTCGAGGACGTGATGACCAAGCACGACAAGCTCGTCACCGCACCCGCCAATACCGAGCTCGAGGAAGCCCGCCGCATTCTCTACCAGAGCCGCATCGAGAAGCTCCCGCTGGTCGATGCCGAGGGCAAGCTCGTCGGCCTCATCACCGGATCCGACATCGAGAAGCGCCTCACCTTCACCCACTCCGCCAAGGACAGCACCGGCCGCCTCCGCTGCGGTGCCGCCGTGGGTGTGGGTCCCGACTGCGTCGAGCGTGGCCAGGCCATGATCGATGCGGGCGCGGACGCGCTCTTCATCGACGCCGCCACCGGTCACACCTCGCGGGTGATGGAAGTCATCTCGAAGCTCCGCTCGCTTTCCGATCGCCCGGTGGTCGCCGGCAATGTGGTCACCGAGCAAGGCGCGAGGGATCTCGTCGCCGCCGGTGCCAGCGCGCTGAAGGTCGGCGTCGGTCCCGGCTCGATCTGCACCACCCGCGTCATCGCGGGTGTCGGCATGCCGCAATTTACCGCGATCCAGAATGTCGCCCGCTACTGCCGCGAGGTCGGCGTGAAAGTCATCGCCGATGGCGGCATCCGCTACTCCGGCGATGTGGTGAAGGCCCTCGCCGCCGGTGCCGACCTCGTCATGCTCGGCTCGATCCTCGCCGGCACCCGCGAAAGCCCCGGCCAGAGCGTCTATTTCCAAGGCCGCCGCTTCAAGACCTACCGCGGCATGGGCTCGCTCGGCGCGATGCGCAAGGGCTCCGGCGACCGCTACGGCCAGAACAGCTCCGGCAAGCTCGTGGCCGAAGGCGTCGAAGGCCGCGTCCCCTACAAGGGCCCGCTCTCGGACGTCATCTTCCAGCTCATGGGCGGCCTCCGCTCCGGCATGGGCTACGTCGGCGCCAATAGCCTCGATGAACTCCGCAGCCGCGCGACCTTCACCCGCATCACCCCCGGCGGCCTACGCGAAAGCCACGTCCACGACATCGTCATCACGGAAGAACCGACCAACTACCAGCCGCTCGGCTGA
- the guaA gene encoding glutamine-hydrolyzing GMP synthase — protein MHDSNHVAVLDFGSQYTQLIVRRVRELGYFAKLYALEDFPGIGKPGAIILSGGPKSTSEVDAPDLDFEALKAFGVPVLGVCYGMQLLNIKFGGTVKASNRREYGPAALKPDSCTGLYEGVSPESQVWMSHSDTVEKLPECSVVLASNQHGTPVSLKWEDRFYGIQFHPEVTHSHQGNRILHNFLLTAGPLEPFRIDDLKREIIDGIRAVAGNKQVVCGVSGGVDSTVLAVLLHEAGVNVRAIYVDHGLMRKNETEEVQNNFHRMGVKIETIDASERFLGALAGVSDPEAKRKIIGELFIDTFWDAVGNAEMLAQGTLYPDVIESASNAKSKASKIKTHHNRVDRILELQAQGKVLEPLAELFKDEVRALGASLGIAHDILWRHPFPGPGLAVRCPGDITEEKLHIIRECDAIFIGKLKEHGWYEKVWQSYAALVPVKTVGVKGDERSYEWATSLRAVISEDAMTADWVELPYHILRETSHRILNEVKGINRVLYDISTKPPASIEWE, from the coding sequence ATGCACGACAGCAACCACGTCGCAGTCCTCGATTTCGGATCGCAGTACACCCAGCTCATCGTCCGCCGCGTCCGCGAGCTCGGCTACTTCGCCAAGCTTTATGCGCTTGAGGACTTCCCCGGCATCGGCAAGCCAGGTGCCATCATCCTCTCCGGCGGACCGAAGAGCACTTCCGAAGTGGATGCACCTGATCTCGACTTCGAAGCGTTGAAAGCCTTCGGCGTGCCGGTGCTCGGCGTCTGCTACGGGATGCAGCTTCTCAACATCAAGTTCGGCGGCACGGTCAAGGCCAGCAACCGCCGCGAGTATGGACCCGCCGCGCTGAAGCCCGACTCCTGCACCGGCCTCTACGAAGGCGTCTCGCCCGAGTCTCAGGTGTGGATGAGCCACTCCGACACCGTGGAGAAGCTCCCCGAGTGCTCGGTGGTGCTCGCCTCCAACCAGCACGGCACACCCGTCTCGCTCAAGTGGGAGGACCGCTTCTACGGCATCCAATTCCACCCCGAGGTGACCCACAGCCACCAGGGCAATCGCATCCTTCACAACTTCCTGCTCACCGCAGGCCCGCTCGAGCCCTTCCGCATCGATGACCTCAAGCGCGAGATCATCGACGGCATCCGCGCCGTCGCCGGGAACAAGCAGGTCGTCTGCGGTGTCTCCGGCGGTGTCGATAGTACGGTGCTTGCCGTACTTCTCCACGAGGCCGGGGTGAACGTCCGCGCCATCTACGTCGACCACGGCCTGATGCGGAAGAACGAGACCGAGGAAGTGCAGAACAACTTCCACCGCATGGGAGTGAAGATCGAGACCATCGATGCCTCCGAGCGTTTCCTCGGTGCACTCGCCGGCGTTTCCGATCCCGAGGCCAAGCGCAAGATCATCGGCGAGCTCTTTATTGACACCTTCTGGGACGCCGTCGGCAATGCCGAGATGCTCGCCCAGGGCACGCTCTATCCGGACGTCATCGAAAGCGCCTCCAACGCCAAGTCGAAGGCGTCAAAAATCAAGACCCACCACAATCGCGTCGATCGCATCCTCGAACTCCAGGCCCAGGGCAAGGTGCTCGAACCGCTCGCCGAGCTCTTCAAGGACGAGGTCCGCGCACTCGGTGCCTCGCTCGGCATCGCGCACGACATCCTCTGGCGTCACCCCTTCCCCGGCCCCGGCCTGGCGGTCCGCTGCCCCGGCGACATCACCGAGGAGAAGCTCCACATCATCCGCGAGTGCGACGCCATCTTCATCGGCAAGCTCAAGGAGCACGGCTGGTATGAGAAGGTCTGGCAATCCTACGCCGCCCTCGTCCCCGTGAAGACCGTCGGCGTCAAAGGCGACGAGCGCTCCTACGAATGGGCCACCAGCCTCCGCGCCGTCATCTCCGAGGACGCCATGACCGCCGATTGGGTCGAGCTCCCCTATCACATCCTCCGCGAGACCAGCCACCGCATCCTCAACGAGGTGAAGGGCATCAACCGCGTCCTCTACGACATCTCGACCAAGCCACCCGCGAGCATTGAGTGGGAGTGA